Proteins encoded within one genomic window of Lagenorhynchus albirostris chromosome 9, mLagAlb1.1, whole genome shotgun sequence:
- the CTSF gene encoding LOW QUALITY PROTEIN: cathepsin F (The sequence of the model RefSeq protein was modified relative to this genomic sequence to represent the inferred CDS: deleted 1 base in 1 codon), whose protein sequence is MAPWLQLLLLLGLLPGAAPAPNEPRAAGAQAWELASPELLEPARFALEMYNRGRAARTRATLRVVRGRVRRAGRGSLYSLKATLVEPPCNDPTVCQLRVSKKTLLCSFEVLDELGKHMLLRQDCGPVDTKITGAGIPRDAGIAQVRLPSGVSPDSSLFQPSPPDDKNETFSSFLPLLNKDPLPQDFSVKMVSIFKDFVTTYNRTYETTEEARWRMSVFANNMVRAQKIQALDRGTARYGVTKFSDLTEEEFRTIYLNPLLKEEPGKRMRLAQSIPDLPPPEWDWRSKGAVTKVKDQGMCGSCWAFSVTGNVEGQWFLKRGSLLSLSEQELLDCDKVDKACLGGLPSNAYSAIRTLGGLETEDDYSYHGHLQACSFSAEKAKVYINDSVELSQNEQKLAAWLAKKGPISVAINAFGMQFYRHGISHPLRPLCSPWLIDHAVLLVGYGNRSATPFWAIKNSWGTDWGEEGYYYLHRGSGACGVNIMASSAVVD, encoded by the exons ATGGCGCCCTGGCTGCAGCTGCTGTTGCTTTTGGGGCTGCTCCCGGGCGCCGCTCCGGCCCCCAACGAGCCCCGAGCGGCCGGCGCGCAGGCCTGGGAACTGGCGTCCCCGGAGCTGCTGGAGCCCGCCCGCTTCGCCCTAGAGATGTACAACCGCGGCCGGGCTGCCAGGACGCGGGCCACGCTGAGGGTCGTGCGCGGTCGCGTCCGCCGG GCGGGCCGGGGGTCGCTGTACTCCCTGAAGGCGACCCTGGTGGAGCCGCCCTGCAACGACCCCACGGTGTGCCAGCTCCGTGTGTCCAAGAAAACCCTG cttTGCAGCTTTGAAGTCCTGGATGAGCTGGGGAAACACATGCTGCTGAGGCAGGACTGTGGCCCAGTGGATACCAAGATTACAGGTGCTGGGATA CCCAGGGATGCTGGGATAGCTCAGGTCAGACTTCCCTCAGGGGTCAGTCCTGATTCTTCTCTGTTCCAACCCTCTCCTCCAGATGACAAAAATGAGACTTTCAGTTCATTCCTTCCACTGTTGAACAAGGATCCCCTGCCCCAG GACTTTTCTGTGAAGATGGTTTCAATCTTCAAGGACTTTGTCACCACCTATAACCGGACATATGAAACGACGGAGG aagccaggtgGCGCATGTCCGTCTTTGCCAATAACATGGTGCGAGCGCAGAAGATCCAGGCCCTGGACCGTGGCACAGCTCGGTATGGGGTCACCAAGTTCAGTGACCTTACAG AGGAGGAGTTCCGCACCATCTACCTGAATCCCCTCCTAAAAGAGGAGCCTGGCAAGAGGATGCGCCTAGCCCAGTCCATCCCTGACCTTCCTCCACCTGAGTGGGACTGGAGGAGTAAGGGGGCTGTCACCAAAGTCAAGGACCAG GGCATGTGCGGCTCCTGCTGGGCCTTCTCAGTCACAGGCAACGTGGAGGGCCAGTGGTTCCTAAAACGGGGGTCCCTGCTGTCCCTCTCTGAGCAGG AGCTCTTGGACTGTGACAAGGTGGACAAGGCCTGCCTGGGTGGCTTGCCCTCCAACGCCTACTCAGCCATAAGGACTCTGG GAGGGCTGGAGACAGAGGACGACTACAGCTACCACGGCCACTTGCAGGCCTGCAGCTTCTCTGCAGAGAAGGCCAAGGTCTACATCAATGACTCAGTGGAGCTGAGCCAGAATGAGCAAA AGCTGGCGGCCTGGCTGGCCAAGAAGGGCCCCATCTCCGTTGCCATCAATGCCTTTGGCATGCAG TTCTACCGCCATGGGATCTCCCACCCACTGCGGCCCCTCTGCAGCCCCTGGCTCATCGACCACGCTGTGCTGCTCGTGGGCTACGGCAACC gctctgccactcccttctgggccATCAAGAACAGCTGGGGCACTGACTGGGGCGAGGAG GGTTACTACTACTTGCACCGTGGCTCCGGGGCCTGTGGTGTGAACATCATGGCCAGCTCAGCAGTGGTGGACTGA